The genomic DNA CTTTCGTTCCTCCCGGCATCAAAGCGCCGACTAAAGCGTGTCCGACTTCGTGATAAGCGACGATTTTTTTCTCCTTCTCGCTGAGAACGCGGCTTTTCCTTTCTAAACCGATAATGACTCGTTCGATCGCTTCTTTAAAATCCCTTTGCGATACCGTAGTTCGCCGCTCTCTAGCTGCTAATAAAGCCGCTTCATTGACTAAATTCGCTAAATCTGCACCGGCAAAACCGGAGGTTTGCGTCGCAATCTCTTTTAAGTTAATATCTTCTCCCAATTTAACTTTGCGCGCGTAAACTTCCAAAATTTTCAAGCGTCCGTCGAAATCCGGGCGATCGACAAGAACTTGGCGATCGAAGCGTCCCGGACGCAACAAAGCAGCATCTAAAGCTTCGGGGCGATTAGTTGCTGCTAGAACGATAACGGTAGCATCGCCTACCCCAAAACCATCCATTTCTGTAAGCAGTTGGTTGAGGGTTTGTTCCCGTTCGTCGTTGCTACCGCTCGTAGCACCGCTGTTACGAGATTTGCCGATCGCGTCTAATTCATCGATAAAAATAATACAAGGTGCTTTCTGTTTCGCCTGCTCGAATAAATCCCGTACCCTTGCTGCTCCTGTCCCCACAAATAGTTCGACAAATTCCGAGGCAGAGATACTAAAAAATGAGACTCCCGCTTCGCCCGCAACGGCTTTAGCTAGCAGTGTTTTTCCCGTTCCCGGCGGGCCAACTAATAATACGCCTTTAGGAATTCTCGCGCCGATTTGGGTAAAGCGATCGGGGTTTTTTAGGAATTCGACAATTTCTTGCAGTTCGACTTTAGCTTCTTCTACGCCCGCGACATCAGCAAACGTAATTTTCTCCGATTGTCCTTCGATGTAAACTTTCGCCTTACTCTTCCCGAAGGCAAGCGATTGCTTATCTTGGGAATTTTCTCGATTGCGTAAATATTGGAACCCGCCAACGACAATTAAGGAAGGAACGATCCAACTTAATAAGGTTCCCAACCATTTATTTTTAGGCGGCGGTGTGTAAATAAATTGAACTTTGACTCCCTGTTTTTCGAGGCGTTCGGGGAGTTCTAAATCTTCGATCGGCGGCGTTGATAACACTACACCTTGCTTACTATTTCCTTCCGGCTTCAGTTGGAAAACAATTAGGTTTTCTGAAACGCCTACCGATTCAACTTTACCCGCTTTAACTTGCAATAAGAAGAAGCTATAGGGGACGCGACGAAGTTGCGGTCGCGGTCGAACGAGGGGATAAAGTAATACTAAACTCGCAATAATCAATAAAGATATGCCAATTTTTTTGAAGGGGAGTTGAGAAGATTTTTTTTTAATCGTCATTTGAGTAAGTAGGAGGGTGTCAAAAAAGTGCGATCGGATTGCTTTGGGGCGGGTTTAGCTAAAACCCTTGCTATGAGATGAATTCAGCAGTCAAAACCCGCCCTCTTTAAGTTAAGGTTATTTTCGTCAACCTACTTAACGGGTTGAGAAGATCGAGAAAAAATCAGGCAATTAGAATGCAGCCTTGAAATGCGTTTCTAGCCAAAAACTAGGATCCAGTTTATAGTAAGATTTTAGCTCCTCGTAAAGTTCGGGATGTGCTGCTTTTAAAGCATTGGGCTTTTCAAAGAAAGTTTCTGTCGCTACCGCAAAAAATTCGGCAGGATTAGTAGCACCGTACTCATCGATCGCGGTTTTCTGTCCCCGCTCGACTTGGGAACACAGTTGACGATATTCGCGACTTAAAACTTTTGACCATTGGGAGTAGGCAGCTTTATTTTCTAAGGTGGGTACGCCGTTAGCAGCGCCGTTTTCTTGGTCGAGTTGGTGGGCGAATTCATGTAAAATAACATGATGTCCATCTTGCCAGTGAAGGCGATCTCGTTCGATATGTTCCCAGGACAGAACCACCAGTCCTTTTTGCCAAGATTCGCCACTTTTGGCTTCTACACTTTCGAGGTAGGAATCTCCGAAAGGAGAAATAGAGGGCGAGAGAAAAGCAGTTGGGTAAACAAAAATATCTTTTAAGGGAGCGAAGTAGTCGGCGCGCTCGTGAAGTAAGAGCAAACAAGCCGGAGAGGCGATCGCGAGTTTGATTTCATCCGTTATTTGCAAGCCGTTACAGCCAATAAAGTTTTTTTCAGCTAAAAAGACTTGAATGTAGCTTTGGAGTTTTCTTTTTAGAGGTTCAGGCAAGCATTGATACAGCGGAAAGCGATCTTCAAGGATGGCAATCCAGTAAGGGGGAAATATTTTTCGCTTTAGCCGTTCTCTGCGTCGGTATCTTAAGAAAGCTTGCCCCCAAATTCCCGCGATCGCAAGGCAAATTGCTAACACAACAATCAAAAACTTTAGCTCATTGCTCATGTTCCTCCTTCTAGACTTAGAATTCCCATTGCTGGTCGCAAAATCGAGAATTCTGTCTTTAATTTTGGCACTGCGGACAATAATGCGTCGAGCGTCCGGCAAGTTTCAGACGTTCGATAGGCGTTTGGCAGCGGCGACAAGGTTGGCGCGTGCGTCCATAGACCCATGCTACACCGCCATAGTTGCCGTTGACTCCGAGCGGATTAAGAAAATCGCTAAAGGTCGTGCCGCCTTTGTCAATAGAAGTTTGCAAAACTTCAATAATAGCGCGGTGGAGGTGTTGGAGTTGTTGGGGGGAAAGGCGAGATGCGATCGCGTCGGGACGAATTCCGCTTAAAAACAGGGCTTCATCGGCATAAATATTCCCCAATCCAGCAAGAACGCTTTGATCGAGGAGGGCAGTTTTAATCGGACGCTGGCTTTTTCTAAGTTTCTCAGCCAAATAGTCGGGGGTAAATTCCGCGCTGAAGGGTTCGACTCCCAATGTTTGCAACCCCGCAATAATTGCTTCGGGTGGAAAGTGGGGCGGAACCCACCACATTTTGCCGAAGGTGCGCGTATCGACAAAGCGCAATTCTTGCCCCTGGTTAAAAAAGAGGCGAACGCGAGCGTGTTTCTGGAGGGGTGCAGTTTGTTTCGTCCACAATAACTGCCCCGTCATCCGCAGGTGAACGCCCAACCAACCGCCCTCGGGCTGGAGTTCGGCGAGTAAATATTTACCGCGTCGATGCCATCGCGCGATTGTAACTCCCGTCACTCCAGCTAAAAAAGATGTAATGGAATCGGGATAGGCGATAGTACGGGGTAATAAGACTTCACCGCCCGCGATCGCGCGATCGCGCGTTAACTCGTTTAAACCCCGACAAACAGTTTCAACTTCGGGCAATTCGGGCATAACTGAAGTTAAACGTCCGAAACGCTCGTTTCCGGTTTATTAATTTGTGCTGAATGGGGCAAACAAATTAAATTATCCCCCTCTACTAAAACCAATCCTTGCTGCCGCAGTTTGCCCATTAGACGAGTCACCGTCACCCGCGTCGAACCGATGGCGCTGCCAATTTGTGCGTGCGTGAGCGAGTAAGGCAAACAGTAACCTTGCTCGGTAGATTCGCCGTATTCTTCGACTAACAGCGTAATAAATCCGAGCAGGCGATCGATGGTGCGCCGCTGTCCGAGGGTACTCAACCACAACAATTTGCGCTGGTGTTGATAGCGAAAAGCATCTAAAACTTCTTTACGAAAATGCGGCCAATTGTCGAGATCGTGCCAATACATCCAAATCACCGATGTTTGTTCGGTGTGGGCGTAGGCTTGCAGAGCGAAGGGCGATTGGGCGACAATTTCAAAGGGGTATCCCGCGCCAACAAAACCCAAGAAAGCGTCTTCAACGACGGATGTAGCGGTTTCCTCTTCACCGTCATCCACCGCAGCGCTCAACTGCGAAGTCCCAACGAGGCGCACGGCACCGCGCTGAACGAGGTAGAGTAAGCCCGGTCTTGCGGGGACGCGCTCGTCTTTGGCAAAGGCGCGATCGCGGTAGTGAGCTTGCGCCCAATCGATGATCCGTTGCCACGTCAAGAAAGGTCTAGATGCATCTGTTGGAGACGATGAGGACTGCATAGGCGAAAATGCCACTTAAGGATCGAGCCTTATCTAGAGAACATCCTATACAAGGTATCAAACAATACGCGCTTTTTGGTATTTCTATTCAGAGTTTTAGACAATTGCATTCCATTCAACAAGAGCTTCAGCAATACTTATCTGTGTTCCTCATCCAGAATGCGATCGCACCGGGACGCATCGCGTTATACCGCCTCGATCGCCGGTCTGGAATTGCCTATCGCAGCGCGCTTTCGCTAGAACTTGCCGCTCGCGAGGGGGAATCGGCTGACGCGATCGCCCGAAAACTATGCGCTCGTTTCGTTGAAAATGCGGACAATTGTCCCTTTATCGGGCGTGCCATTGAGGGAGGATTACTGGAATTTCAGTTGCGCGATCGCAATCTGGCTGAGTGGTTGCAGAAATGGCTCGAAGGAGAGGGGGAGAGGGGGAGAGAGGGAGAGGGAGAGAGGGGGTTGATTGCTTCTGTCTTTCCGGTGCAGTATGCGCGGGCGCGCTGCTGTTCGTTATTGCGATCGGGGCATCGAGATAAGATTATCGAGTTTGAAGCATCGAAAGGACGATGGCTGCATCCTCAGCCCATTCCCTGGCTAACTTCGGCTGAGAATGGCGCAACCCTAAGCTTGCAGCATCCCGCCGAACAGCAATTAATCTGGCGGTTGACGGAAGTGGCGGATGTGCTTGCGGGAGTCTCGAATGCGAATTGTCTCAAACTCGCTTTATCCTTAAGCGAAGCCCTATTAGAGTGCGATCGCGCTTGCCGTATTTGGGGCGAAGTCAAACGGGATGCCCCTGATTTAGCGATCGCTCGCCTCGGACTACTCGCGGCAACTCGCACCGCGATCGACTGTCTTTTGAACGAGATAGGCATCCCACCTTTAACAGAACTTTAAAATTAGTCCCAGTTTTTTTTATTTCAAAAAAAGACTTGACACCCCTCAAAATAGCGATTATATTCTGGAGGTGTGAGGAGCGAACCAGTGAGGGAACCGAGACGAAACACGGCAAGTCGTCGGTTCTCTTTCTGATCTTAGGGGTTTTTGAGTTTTTGCTCGCTTCCGCGATGAGGATTTCAAAGCAAAAGAATACCTAGGCACGGTGGAAGCCAAGATCGGAACAGCTTTTTTGGAGCGAGCTTACATCTGATAGTCAGGGGGTAATGTAAGCGTCATCCGCAGTTTAGGTTCCTTCAGCGGAACGATAGGGGCTGGAAAAGCACTAACCGGAAAACTAAAACAAATAATGCTTGCCTGACCAACGGCTTGAAATGCCTCGAAATATTGTTCGGAGTATTTAAACATCAGTCGTATTTTCCAAACTCATTACGTTGAGATTAGCCGCTATTGATGGCGTGCAGATGTTGATCTTATGGCAATCGTTTGTCAACGATCGAGAAATTGCCCGATCGATCGCGATTCAACTGTCTTCAAACTTATAGCCCACGCCCACTACAGTTTTAATAAAGCTTGGATTCGCTGCATCGGGTTCGACTTTTTTGCGCAACCGTCGAATATGCGTATCGACGACTCGTTCGTCGCCAAAAAAATCGTTCCCCCAAAGTTTATCGATCAATTGGGTACGACTCCAAACGCGACCGGGCGAAGCAATCATCGTAGCGAGCAAGTTAAATTCTAAAGTGGTTAAATCGAGCGGTTCTGCGGTGTCTTCCTCGAGGGAACGAGAGGCAATATGCTTGTCGAGATCGAGAGTGAAATGTTGAGTTTGTAAGATTTGACTCTGCTCGCTTTGGCGCAAACTACGTCGCAGCAAGGCACGCACGCGGGCGACGAGTTCTCTCGGGGAGAAGGGTTTGACGAGGTAGTCGTCTGCGCCGGTGGAAAGTCCGATGACGCGATCGATTTCTTCGCCCCGGGCGGTAAGCATGAGGATATAAGGATCTTTAATATTGGACTTCTGACGAATGCGCGTGCAGACTTCTAACCCATCCAATCCCGGCAACATGAGATCGAGAATAATTAAGTCGGGTTGCAGGTTTTGGAACGTTTCTAGGGCATTAAGTCCATCGCGATCGATATGGCAAGAAAATCCTTCGCGTTCGAGGGTTTTCTGAATGAGGGTAGCGATTTCGGGTTCGTCTTCAACAATTAAGATATTCATTCGAGAGCGCTCACAACACGCACTGGACGCTACAGCGTTGACGATCGCTCGTGTGCAGTTCTCGCGCCCTCTTTATCAATTTTAAGGGGCATTAGCTCTGATATGCGCCGACTAAGGTTCGAGTTGCGGTGGGGGTTTCTTGACGCTCGCGGCAATGTTTGTCCAGGAGGGCAGGAATTTCGCGGGGGGCGATCTTAGTGTAATGAGTTTTATCGGGCATAACGACGAGGTTAGGACCTTTTTTGCATTGTTTGAGGCAGCCCGTCATTTTGACTTCCACACTATCTTCTAAACCGTAATCGCGAAGGTAGCGCGCGATCGCTCCACACACGGCCTCTCCACCCTGCTTGGCACAATCTGATTTTTTACAAACCAAAATTTTGGTTTTGGGGGTTTCCGCTTTCACGCTTCGCGCTTGGGGAACGCAGGCGGGAGTTTCGGGCGCACTCGGTGCTGGAATTCGTTGCACAAAATCAGCTTTTAGCTGACTTTGACCCGTTTTTTTACAAATTTTTTTGCGTCCGACGATCTCGAGCCAACATCCGGGAACAAGGGCGGAATCTAGCGTTTTTCTGGCTTGCTTGGAGAGTTTTACCCAGTGTTCTCGTCCCGAGAGAACGACGCGCAAATATTTGACTTTAAATTTGTCTTGAACGATGAAGTCGAGCAATTGTCCGGTGCAAGCAAACTGCAATCTCTCTGCTTCCGCTGTCAACATTTTTTCTAAGCCTCCTTGAGATTAATTGTCAATTCTTATCTACGATTGTTCCCAGCAACGCTCGAGCCGAGTTCGTAACTCGCGATCGCTCGCTGTTAAGTTGCGGATGACGCACCAGAGTTGAATTGCGATATAGCTATTGCGAACCTCGATTCG from Oscillatoria sp. FACHB-1406 includes the following:
- a CDS encoding response regulator transcription factor — its product is MNILIVEDEPEIATLIQKTLEREGFSCHIDRDGLNALETFQNLQPDLIILDLMLPGLDGLEVCTRIRQKSNIKDPYILMLTARGEEIDRVIGLSTGADDYLVKPFSPRELVARVRALLRRSLRQSEQSQILQTQHFTLDLDKHIASRSLEEDTAEPLDLTTLEFNLLATMIASPGRVWSRTQLIDKLWGNDFFGDERVVDTHIRRLRKKVEPDAANPSFIKTVVGVGYKFEDS
- the ftsH gene encoding ATP-dependent zinc metalloprotease FtsH, which produces MTIKKKSSQLPFKKIGISLLIIASLVLLYPLVRPRPQLRRVPYSFFLLQVKAGKVESVGVSENLIVFQLKPEGNSKQGVVLSTPPIEDLELPERLEKQGVKVQFIYTPPPKNKWLGTLLSWIVPSLIVVGGFQYLRNRENSQDKQSLAFGKSKAKVYIEGQSEKITFADVAGVEEAKVELQEIVEFLKNPDRFTQIGARIPKGVLLVGPPGTGKTLLAKAVAGEAGVSFFSISASEFVELFVGTGAARVRDLFEQAKQKAPCIIFIDELDAIGKSRNSGATSGSNDEREQTLNQLLTEMDGFGVGDATVIVLAATNRPEALDAALLRPGRFDRQVLVDRPDFDGRLKILEVYARKVKLGEDINLKEIATQTSGFAGADLANLVNEAALLAARERRTTVSQRDFKEAIERVIIGLERKSRVLSEKEKKIVAYHEVGHALVGALMPGGTKVAKISIVPRGSGALGYMLAMPEEDRFLLDEADLRDKIATLLGGRAAEAIIFGKVTTGASDDLQRATNLAERMVTSYGMSRVLGPLAYDRAPTNNFLGNEGGNLRRALSEKTAEAIDVEVKEIVERAYEQALEILKVNRELLEEIAQQLMKTEVIEGEALQTYLARTRSVSQ
- a CDS encoding M90 family metallopeptidase; this encodes MSNELKFLIVVLAICLAIAGIWGQAFLRYRRRERLKRKIFPPYWIAILEDRFPLYQCLPEPLKRKLQSYIQVFLAEKNFIGCNGLQITDEIKLAIASPACLLLLHERADYFAPLKDIFVYPTAFLSPSISPFGDSYLESVEAKSGESWQKGLVVLSWEHIERDRLHWQDGHHVILHEFAHQLDQENGAANGVPTLENKAAYSQWSKVLSREYRQLCSQVERGQKTAIDEYGATNPAEFFAVATETFFEKPNALKAAHPELYEELKSYYKLDPSFWLETHFKAAF
- a CDS encoding Crp/Fnr family transcriptional regulator encodes the protein MQSSSSPTDASRPFLTWQRIIDWAQAHYRDRAFAKDERVPARPGLLYLVQRGAVRLVGTSQLSAAVDDGEEETATSVVEDAFLGFVGAGYPFEIVAQSPFALQAYAHTEQTSVIWMYWHDLDNWPHFRKEVLDAFRYQHQRKLLWLSTLGQRRTIDRLLGFITLLVEEYGESTEQGYCLPYSLTHAQIGSAIGSTRVTVTRLMGKLRQQGLVLVEGDNLICLPHSAQINKPETSVSDV
- a CDS encoding (2Fe-2S) ferredoxin domain-containing protein, which produces MLTAEAERLQFACTGQLLDFIVQDKFKVKYLRVVLSGREHWVKLSKQARKTLDSALVPGCWLEIVGRKKICKKTGQSQLKADFVQRIPAPSAPETPACVPQARSVKAETPKTKILVCKKSDCAKQGGEAVCGAIARYLRDYGLEDSVEVKMTGCLKQCKKGPNLVVMPDKTHYTKIAPREIPALLDKHCRERQETPTATRTLVGAYQS
- a CDS encoding DNA-formamidopyrimidine glycosylase, with amino-acid sequence MPELPEVETVCRGLNELTRDRAIAGGEVLLPRTIAYPDSITSFLAGVTGVTIARWHRRGKYLLAELQPEGGWLGVHLRMTGQLLWTKQTAPLQKHARVRLFFNQGQELRFVDTRTFGKMWWVPPHFPPEAIIAGLQTLGVEPFSAEFTPDYLAEKLRKSQRPIKTALLDQSVLAGLGNIYADEALFLSGIRPDAIASRLSPQQLQHLHRAIIEVLQTSIDKGGTTFSDFLNPLGVNGNYGGVAWVYGRTRQPCRRCQTPIERLKLAGRSTHYCPQCQN
- a CDS encoding DALR anticodon-binding domain-containing protein yields the protein MPLKDRALSREHPIQGIKQYALFGISIQSFRQLHSIQQELQQYLSVFLIQNAIAPGRIALYRLDRRSGIAYRSALSLELAAREGESADAIARKLCARFVENADNCPFIGRAIEGGLLEFQLRDRNLAEWLQKWLEGEGERGREGEGERGLIASVFPVQYARARCCSLLRSGHRDKIIEFEASKGRWLHPQPIPWLTSAENGATLSLQHPAEQQLIWRLTEVADVLAGVSNANCLKLALSLSEALLECDRACRIWGEVKRDAPDLAIARLGLLAATRTAIDCLLNEIGIPPLTEL